A region of Papilio machaon chromosome 22, ilPapMach1.1, whole genome shotgun sequence DNA encodes the following proteins:
- the LOC123720910 gene encoding uncharacterized protein LOC123720910 isoform X1: MAYLRNPRLSRILEAMESKKDSVSTENPKLISMDDLDYNFSRDANPITVDTCRSPSLLQEQALPQSVSHTMEADVQPVDDGIPNPYLSGTGFQELTPEEDLTRPGPSSRPRSNSTSSKSSSSSSSSSSSSTSSSSSSSSSASESGKDFSPDEADCDPDYVPATPPRRVLFSPTPQNSISVQLVEENNLGPPEQNRTPNKRRRKGFPKASVRQDAKRLRNSGQQYTSVSQLKKVMPKKQIGPPCGEKCRLKCSELIKQEDREIIFDNYWKMGDLSRQRDYIAKCINVITPKYQYKVHNSNRGPKHSFSFEINNIKHRICKTFFKNTLAINNRPIATVIAKKNQAGTIEEEKRGKHGKQYKISSDIIKGIKNHIDSIPRIESHYVRQQTTREFIDGGKNLTDLYTDYQTQCLSDGVEAAKIHTYRKVFNEDYNIGFHTPKKDQCELCISFKNAVDKTIELQNRYDQHQLEKELCRQEKSNDKTMVKENYIVACYDLQAVLPLPKGDVSTLYYKCKLNVCNFTISELAKDYCDCFVWSEVEALRGANEIATCVWKYLTKRASEINDNNLRITFYSDNCCGQQKNKFMFSMYLYALSVLKIKSITHKYLISGHTQNENDSVHSVIEKAVKKCLRSGPVYTPDQYVAIIRTARKKGNPYNVTEMCYSDFVDIKNLTEICGAQFSKNTEGGTVKMSDIKIMKFEKHQDFNHVGIYYKTSYSDTDFKEIQFRNNRSSRTRTSTDLQDFQLKPLYQSRLKLSDRKNSDLKSLINSNIIPQSYALSYYNSILF; the protein is encoded by the coding sequence ATGGCGTATTTACGGAACCCACGTTTGTCACGCATTTTGGAGGCTATGGAATCTAAGAAAGATTCCGTAAGTACTGAAAACCCCAAACTAATATCCATGGACGACCtggattataatttttcacgCGATGCAAATCCGATTACTGTCGATACTTGTAGATCTCCTTCTTTATTACAAGAACAAGCACTACCTCAGTCCGTTAGTCATACTATGGAAGCTGATGTTCAACCAGTTGATGACGGAATACCAAATCCATATTTGAGCGGTACTGGTTTTCAAGAATTAACTCCAGAAGAAGACCTTACCAGACCAGGTCCTAGCAGTAGACCAAGATCCAATTCAACTAGCTCGAAATCATCTTCAAGTTCATCATCTTCAAGTTCATCATCAACAAGTTCATCTTCATCATCTTCATCTAGTGCGTCTGAATCGGGTAAGGACTTTTCCCCTGATGAGGCAGATTGTGATCCTGATTATGTACCAGCAACCCCACCTAGGCGTGTATTATTTAGCCCCACTCCTCAAAATAGTATCTCTGTACAACTAgttgaagaaaataatttgggTCCTCCAGAACAAAACAGAACTCCGAACAAACGAAGGCGTAAAGGATTTCCAAAAGCATCCGTGAGGCAAGATGCTAAAAGACTTCGTAATAGTGGGCAACAATATACTTCTGTGTCCCAGTTAAAAAAAGTCATGCCAAAGAAGCAGATAGGACCCCCATGTGGGGAAAAATGTAGACTAAAGTGCAGCGAATTGATCAAACAGGAAGAcagagaaattatttttgacaattatTGGAAAATGGGAGATTTATCTAGACAAAGAGATTATATTGCAAAgtgtattaatgttattacacCTAAGTATCaatataaagtacataataGCAATAGAGGACCCAAACATTCATTTTCATTCGagattaacaatattaagCATCGTATCTGTAAAACATTCTTCAAGAACACATTGGCCATTAATAATCGACCTATTGCAACTGTAATAGCAAAAAAGAACCAAGCGGGAACGattgaagaagaaaaaagGGGTAAACATGGAAAACAGTACAAAATAAGCTCAGATATaattaaaggaataaaaaaccACATAGACTCAATCCCAAGAATTGAATCTCATTATGTAAGACAACAAACGACTCGTGAATTTATTGATGGGGGTAAAAACCTTACAGATCTTTATACCGACTACCAAACACAATGCTTGAGTGATGGTGTTGAAGCTGCTAAAATTCATACATATAGAAAAGTGTTTAATGAAGATTACAACATTGGCTTTCACACACCTAAAAAAGACCAGTGCGAACTATGCATTAGCTTTAAAAACGCTGTtgataaaacaatagaattaCAAAACAGATACGACCAACACCAGCTTGAAAAAGAATTATGTCGCCAGGAAAAGTCAAATGACAAAACAATGGTTAAGGAAAACTACATTGTTGCCTGTTATGACCTCCAGGCAGTGTTGCCTCTTCCGAAAGGAGATGTTTCtactttatattacaagtGTAAGCtcaatgtttgtaattttactataaGTGAATTAGCGAAAGACTATTGTGATTGTTTTGTCTGGAGCGAGGTCGAGGCATTAAGAGGAGCTAACGAAATAGCAACGTGTGTTTGGAAGTATTTGACAAAGAGGGCATCAGAAATAAATGACAATAATTTACGAATCACATTTTATTCTGATAATTGCTGTGGTCAGCAAAAGAATAAGTTTATGTtttctatgtatttatatGCCTTATCTGTTCTTAAAATTAAGTCTATTAcgcacaaatatttaattagtggGCACACACAAAACGAAAACGATTCTGTTCACTCTGTGATAGAAAAAGCCGTTAAAAAGTGCTTACGTTCTGGTCCTGTGTACACACCAGATCAATACGTGGCCATTATCAGAACTGCACGAAAGAAAGGCAATCCTTACAATGTTACCGAAATGTGCTATTCAGACtttgttgatataaaaaatcttacagaGATATGCGGTGctcaattttcaaaaaatactgAAGGCGGAACAGTTAAAATGagtgacattaaaataatgaaatttgaaaaacatcAAGATTTCAACCACGTTggcatttattataaaacttccTACTCGGATACAGATTTCAAAGAAATACAATTCCGTAACAATCGTTCGTCTCGAACACGTACTAGCACTGATCTTCAAGATTTCCAGTTGAAGCCTTTATATCAGTctagattaaaattaagtgaTAGAAAAAACAGCGACCTAAAGAGTTTAATTAACAGTAATATAATACCACAGAGTTACGCATTGTCATATTACAACAGCATCTTGTTTTAG
- the LOC106719367 gene encoding tryptophan 2,3-dioxygenase, translated as MACPMRSVMDDSGAQDGSHLGNEAGMLYGEYLMLDKLLTSQRMLSAESSKPVHDEHLFIVTHQAYELWFKQIIFEVDSVRALLDVEGLDEGHTMEILKRLNRVVLILKLLVDQVMILETMTPLDFMDFRHYLRPASGFQSLQFRLLENKLGLKQALRVKYNQNYQTVFGDDPEAMESLRKSEDEPALLALIERWLERTPGLNTHGFNFWGKFQNAVDTMIKNDINEAMLESNEVVRKHRLQDAENRREIYRSIFDPSVHDALRSRGERRLSHRALQGAIMITFYRDEPRFSQPHQLLTLLMDIDSLITKWRYNHVIMVQRMIGSQQLGTGGSSGYQYLRSTLSDRYKVFLDLFNLSTFLLPRSLIPPLDDGMKRSLNLTWGDNIKENGQNGQNGLEASL; from the exons ATGGCTTGCCCTATGAG GTCAGTAATGGACGACTCAGGTGCTCAGGACGGAAGCCACCTCGGCAACGAAGCGGGCATGCTGTACGGGGAATACCTGATGCTGGACAAACTGCTAACTTCACAACGAATGCTCAGCGCTGAGTCCTCGAAGCCAGTGCACGATGAACATCTTTTCATTGTTACTCATCAAG CTTACGAACTATGGTTCAAGCAAATTATCTTCGAAGTGGATTCTGTTCGTGCTTTATTAGACGTGGAGGGATTGGATGAAGGGCACACCATGGAAATTCTGAAAAGGCTTAACAGGGTTGTGCTTATATTAAAG TTGCTAGTCGATCAAGTGATGATATTGGAGACGATGACGCCACTGGACTTTATGGATTTCAGACATTACCTTCGCCCAGCTTCTGGCTTCCAGAGTTTACAGTTCCGACTCTTGGAGAACAAG ctGGGTCTAAAGCAAGCTCTTCGTGTTAAATACAATCAGAATTATCAAACGGTGTTCGGTGACGACCCTGAAGCTATGGAATCTCTACGCAA ATCAGAGGACGAACCAGCTCTACTTGCATTGATAGAGCGCTGGCTTGAACGTACTCCGGGACTCAACACGCACGGCTTTAACTTCTGGGGCAAGTTCCAGAACGCTGTTGACACTATGATCAAAAATGACATCAACGAGGCCATG CTTGAATCAAACGAGGTGGTTCGCAAACATCGTCTCCAGGATGCGGAAAACCGTCGCGAGATATACCGCTCTATCTTCGACCCGTCAGTACATGATGCACTACGTTCTCGCGGTGAAAGGAG ATTGTCACACAGGGCGCTGCAGGGCGCTATCATGATCACATTCTACCGCGACGAGCCGCGCTTCTCTCAGCCGCACCAACTGCTCACACTGCTCATGGACATCGACAGCCTCATCACCAAGTGGCGTT ATAACCACGTGATAATGGTGCAGAGGATGATAGGTTCTCAGCAACTGGGAACTGGCGGTTCATCTGGATATCAATACCTCAGGTCTACGCTTAG TGACCGTTACAAAGTATTTCTGGATCTATTCAACTTGTCTACATTCCTGTTACCTCGTTCCTTGATTCCGCCGCTAGATGATGGAATGAAACGTAGCCTGAATCTCACGTGGGGTGATAACATCAAAGAGAATGGTCAAAATGGTCAGAATGGCTTGGAAGCATCTCTATAA
- the LOC106707256 gene encoding probable protein phosphatase 2C T23F11.1 has product MGQTLSEPITEKQSSTCQDSRYLVGSSCMQGWRVSMDDSHTHILSLPDDPGTAFFGVYDGHGGANIAEYAGKHLHKYITNRPEYHLGNVEEALKQGFLDLDQAMLEEDLLQEKVAGSTAVVVLIKDNVVYCANVGDSRAIASVKGTVEVLSYDHKPNNEEELRRITAGGGWVQLNRVNGNLALSRALGDYVFKRNYRLTAQEQVVTAYPDVIVRPLNEDWEFIVIACDGIWEVLSNDEVISFCRARLLSGWQPAAVCEALMQRCLAPNCATGGLGCDNMTVLIICLLPFPRIDAIDTAAAEQLLNNKFVTNEDLLYMEDEEDLK; this is encoded by the exons ATGGGGCAGACTTTATCAGAGCCAATCACAGAGAAGCAGTCATCAACATGCCAGGACTCGAGGTACCTTGTTGGCTCCTCATGTATGCAGGGGTGGCGGGTCTCAATGGATGACTCTCACACTCACATACTGTCGCTGCCTGATGACCCTGGGACTGCTTTCTTTGGTGTTTATGATGGACATGGTG gaGCAAATATAGCCGAGTATGCAGGCAAGCATCTacacaaatatataacaaatcgTCCTGAATATCACCTTGGTAATGTTGAAGAGGCATTGAAACAG GGTTTTCTAGACCTGGACCAGGCGATGCTGGAAGAAGACCTGTTGCAGGAGAAGGTAGCTGGTAGCACGGCTGTGGTGGTGCTCATCAAAGACAATGTTGTCTACTGTGCCAATGTCGGTGATTCACGTGCTATAGCCAGTGTTAAAGGAACG GTGGAAGTATTATCATACGATCACAAGCCCAACAATGAAGAGGAGCTCCGCAGGATCACAGCTGGTGGTGGCTGGGTGCAACTGAACAGGGTCAATGGTAACCTCGCACTGTCCAGAGCACTTGGTGACTATGTCTTCAAGAGGAACTACAGGCTGACTGCTCAAGAACAGGTTGTCACTG caTATCCAGATGTAATTGTGCGACCTTTGAATGAAGACTGGGAGTTTATTGTCATCGCGTGCGACGGTATTTGGGAGGTCCTGTCAAATGAT GAGGTGATATCATTCTGCCGAGCTCGCCTGCTGAGCGGTTGGCAGCCGGCGGCGGTGTGCGAGGCTCTGATGCAGCGCTGCCTCGCCCCCAACTGCGCCACAGGTGGCCTCGGCTGTGACAACATGACTGTGCTCATCATCTGTCTCCTACCCTTCCCCAGGATAGATGCTATT GACACTGCGGCCGCTGAACAACTGCTTAATAATAAGTTTGTAACAAACGAGGATTTACTTTATATGGAAGATGAAGAAGACCTTAAATGA
- the LOC106719341 gene encoding galactose mutarotase — translation MVHLLEQDFGTFKNEIVKKYTWQTKSGFKVSIISYGATIQSILVPDKVGELNDVVLGFDDINGYVERNEPYLGATVGRCANRIRGANFQIDGADFQLAKNVSEHDHLHGGLVGFDKVNWNSVVDGYKVTFSYLSKDGEEGYPGDLLTNVTYDVTDDDVINVQFIATSTKKTVINLTNHSYFNLAGHDTGAEELYNHVISINADRITETTPQSIPTGGFVNVGGTPFDLRIPIRLGDVMKQGQNLFDDNFCINTYGNKDLNFVSRVSHPRSGRYLEVYSDQPGVQLYTANFLPFPDQEALVGKSGVGYRRHGAFCLETQNYPDAVHHPNFPSPILKPGDIYKHKVTYRFGTEKYNYPQVVSA, via the exons ATGGTTCACTTATTGGAGCAAGATTTTGGTACGTTTAAGAACGAGATAGTGAAGAAGTACACTTGGCAAACTAAGAGCGGATTCAAAGTGTCCATCATTTCATATGGCGCAACTATTCAATCTATTTTG GTACCTGATAAAGTAGGTGAATTAAATGATGTGGTACTTGGATTTGATGATATTAATGGTTACGTGGAGAGAAACGAACCGTATCTTGGAGCGACTGTGGGTAGATGTGCAAATAGAATTAGGGGCGCTAATTTTcagatagatggcgctgattTTCAATTAGCAAAGAACGTTTCGGAACACGATCATTTGCACGGCGGATTGGTTGGTTTTGATAAG GTTAACTGGAATTCAGTCGTAGACGGATATAAAGTtacatttagttatttatcaaAAGACGGCGAGGAGGGTTACCCTGGAGATTTGTTAACTAACGTCACTTATGACGTAACGGACGATGACGTCATTAATGTCCAGTTCATAGCGACATCTACAAAGAAAACCGTCATCAATTTAACAAACCATTCGTACTTCAATTTAGCAGGACATGATACTGGAGCTGAAGAACTATATAACCATGTGATATCTATTAATGCTGATAG gaTTACAGAAACCACTCCACAGTCGATACCAACGGGTGGTTTCGTGAATGTGGGAGGTACTCCCTTTGATCTTCGCATCCCAATACGTTTGGGTGACGTTATGAAGCAAGGACAGAACTTGTTTGATGACAATTtctgtattaatacatatggAAATAAG GATTTGAACTTCGTATCTCGGGTAAGTCATCCGAGGTCAGGTCGTTACTTAGAAGTGTATAGTGACCAGCCAGGAGTTCAGCTGTACACAGCCAACTTCCTGCCCTTCCCTGACCAGGAGGCTCTGGTGGGGAAGTCAGGAGTTGGGTATAGACGTCACGGAGCTTTCTGCTTGGAGACTCAGAACTATCCTGATGCTGTACATCACCCTAATTTCCCATCTCCTATACTGAAGCCAGgagatatttataaacataaagttACGTATAGATTCGGTacggaaaaatataattacccTCAAGTGGTTAGTGCTTAG
- the LOC123720910 gene encoding putative uncharacterized protein DDB_G0281733 isoform X2, with product MAYLRNPRLSRILEAMESKKDSVSTENPKLISMDDLDYNFSRDANPITVDTCRSPSLLQEQALPQSVSHTMEADVQPVDDGIPNPYLSGTGFQELTPEEDLTRPGPSSRPRSNSTSSKSSSSSSSSSSSSTSSSSSSSSSASESGKDFSPDEADCDPDYVPATPPRRVLFSPTPQNSISVQLVEENNLGPPEQNRTPNKRRRKGFPKASVRQDAKRLRNSGQQYTSVSQLKKVMPKKQIGPPCGEKCRLKCSELIKQEDREI from the exons ATGGCGTATTTACGGAACCCACGTTTGTCACGCATTTTGGAGGCTATGGAATCTAAGAAAGATTCCGTAAGTACTGAAAACCCCAAACTAATATCCATGGACGACCtggattataatttttcacgCGATGCAAATCCGATTACTGTCGATACTTGTAGATCTCCTTCTTTATTACAAGAACAAGCACTACCTCAGTCCGTTAGTCATACTATGGAAGCTGATGTTCAACCAGTTGATGACGGAATACCAAATCCATATTTGAGCGGTACTGGTTTTCAAGAATTAACTCCAGAAGAAGACCTTACCAGACCAGGTCCTAGCAGTAGACCAAGATCCAATTCAACTAGCTCGAAATCATCTTCAAGTTCATCATCTTCAAGTTCATCATCAACAAGTTCATCTTCATCATCTTCATCTAGTGCGTCTGAATCGGGTAAGGACTTTTCCCCTGATGAGGCAGATTGTGATCCTGATTATGTACCAGCAACCCCACCTAGGCGTGTATTATTTAGCCCCACTCCTCAAAATAGTATCTCTGTACAACTAgttgaagaaaataatttgggTCCTCCAGAACAAAACAGAACTCCGAACAAACGAAGGCGTAAAGGATTTCCAAAAGCATCCGTGAGGCAAGATGCTAAAAGACTTCGTAATAGTGGGCAACAATATACTTCTGTGTCCCAGTTAAAAAAAGTCATGCCAAAGAAGCAGATAGGACCCCCATGTGGGGAAAAATGTAGACTAAAGTGCAGCGAATTGATCAAACAGGAAGAcagagaa atttaa